The DNA segment TTTTTAGTGATAAAAAGATAAATTAAGGTGGTAACGCGTGAGTTTGCTCTCGTCCTTTATGGATGGGAGCATTTTTTTTATCTCATAGTATAAGGTTTTGAGTATTTCTTTAAGTCTAGATTTTTTTCAACAATATATTATATACAAAGGAGAAGGGGATGAAAAAACAAAGGAAAGATATATTTATAGTAGGGTTAGCTCTATTTGGTGCATACTTTGGTGCAGGAAACTTGATATTTCCACCATTATTAGGATTTCTTTCAGGTAATCAATGGTCTTTAGCATCAATAGGATTTTGTGTGTCTGCAGTTTTAATGCCAGTTGTGGGGTTATATGTAATTTCAAAAAATGGTGGTTCTCTTGAGTCTATGACTGGAGATATACATAAAAACTTTGCAAAATTTCTACTATTATTTATAATGATATTTGCGGGGAATATATCTGTACCTCGTACAGGTGCGGTTGCGTATGAGCTAGGATTTAAAGCTCTTTTACCTAATACACCTATTATAGTATTTATACTAGGGTATTTTGCCATAGCGTTATATTTTTCATTAGATGTAAATAAAATGGTAAATAGTGTTGGAAAGTTTTTAACACCTGTTTTGGTAGTTGTCCTATTAGGAATTATTATTAAAGGGATTCTTACTCCAATAGGGCATCCGGTAGTTCCACAAAAAAGTGGAGTTTTTACTCACTCATTGTTAGAAGGGTATCAAACTGGAGATTTAATAGTAAGTTATCTTATAGGAACTGTTTTTATAGGAGATATTATTCGAAGAGGTTATCGTACTAGTGGAGAAAGAAATAAACTTACTGCATATTGTGGTATAATTGCTTTAATCTTGTTGGCGGTCATTTATGTAGGTCTAATATACCTTGGTGCGTCAGTGAGTAGTTATTATCCAGAAAATGTGGAAAGAAGTCAGTTATTATTAGGTATAGCTGAAAGAGTTCTTGGCAAGGGAGGAATGTTATTTTTCTCAATTGCTGTAGTTTTGGCCTGTATAACGACTGCAATTGGACAAATCACATCTATAGCTAACTTTTTCCATGATTTTTCAAAAGGAAAGATACCGCATAAGTTAGCGGCATTTGTTTTTGCAG comes from the Gemella morbillorum genome and includes:
- the brnQ gene encoding branched-chain amino acid transport system II carrier protein; the protein is MKKQRKDIFIVGLALFGAYFGAGNLIFPPLLGFLSGNQWSLASIGFCVSAVLMPVVGLYVISKNGGSLESMTGDIHKNFAKFLLLFIMIFAGNISVPRTGAVAYELGFKALLPNTPIIVFILGYFAIALYFSLDVNKMVNSVGKFLTPVLVVVLLGIIIKGILTPIGHPVVPQKSGVFTHSLLEGYQTGDLIVSYLIGTVFIGDIIRRGYRTSGERNKLTAYCGIIALILLAVIYVGLIYLGASVSSYYPENVERSQLLLGIAERVLGKGGMLFFSIAVVLACITTAIGQITSIANFFHDFSKGKIPHKLAAFVFAALGATIAILGVEKIVYFATPIYKGVYPSLIVLMILGIFRKYIPNKQSFRYALIFTLVVSILEAILSVLNVAVIKTFIDILPLSNLGFAWILPATLGFIVGAIKGNEPLTQFE